ACACATAGACATATGAAGTGCCCTACGATCTCATAATATACTCAGTACTGCAACTATAAAAATGTATCTTCCTCTATTGGAATATGAATTTTATTAATGAAGTGTATTGATATGACTGTGTGACCTCTCAGTGGACCAGATGCTGAAGGAGGGTTATCCTGCCTATACCACCTCCTGTGCCTGGCTAGGATACTCCGACCAGCTGCTGAAACAGGTCTCCTCTCATACACATGCTGTGCAATGGACCGagtaccaaatggcaccttattccctatgtagggcactacgtTTTACCAGGCCCCATAGGgaaacagtatatacagtgtggtcctaaattattgacacccttaataaagatgagcaataattaCTGTATGAAATAATTAAAATGCTGAGCTATATTGAATGCAAAAAAAGTGGCTTGTTTTCTATACTAATACAATTTCTCAAAGAGTTTAACAAGTGATACTTTTTTGTTCtcaaaaagataggggtcaaaattgACACCCCTGAAGACTTATGAATAAAGGAGTcgaaagtttaatatttggtcccatagtcctagcatgcaatgactacatcaagcataTGCAatttgttattggtaatggtgagaggttagcatgtcttgggggtatgggtgtcaatcatttcggaCCCCACTGTATGTCATTCTGTATCTCGATCTTCCTATAGCTGTGCACCGATGCACTAAATGATGGATGGACCAAGTTCAAAGTGAAGGTGGGGGCTGACCTAGAGGATGACATTCGCCGGTGCAGTCTCATACGGCAGATGATTGGACCCCACAACACACTGGTAAATCTATGATGCCTTTGGATTCAGTAAACCTCATGCACAGGATTGGATCAATTCATTCTGCAGCCAATTGTCTTCTCTGTTTCAGATGATTGATGCTAACCAAAGGTGGGACGTAGGCGAGGCCATAACCTGGGTGACCAGGCTGGCTGAGTACAAACCCCTGTGGATCGAAGAGCCCACCTCCCCTGACGATATCCTGGGACATGCTACCATCTCCAAGGTGATGAGGGAAGGATCTGAGGCCTGGTCTCAATTTCTTTGATTCCTCGCATCCTATTTCCTCGCCTCCTTTTCAACTGTATTGGAGAAGGTCCCAGGTCCCTCCCCTTGGACCTTTTCTCCGATGTGTTTTGAGGAGTCAAGGAGATGGGATGTGAGAAATTGCGGCAGCACAAATTGAGAAACAGTCATGGATTCAGAATACAAAGTAATTCTCCAAGCCTTGATGCTTGTTTCTGCTTAAGTTTCACATTTCTGTTCTGCCATTGCAGGCCTTGGCTCCGCTTGGCATTGGAGTGGCCACAGGAGAACAGGTTAGGACTCACTGTGTCAATGTTACTGACTCATTGTGTTCAGTGTTTCACACTAGCGCTATCAGTATTTAGTCAGTTTAACTGATATGTAATGAATGTTGTTCTTGTGGCCCCTCCAGTGCCATAATCGAGTGATGTTCAAGCAGTTCCTCCAGGCGTCAGCGTTGCAGTTTGTCCAGATTGACAGCTGTAGACTGGGCAGTGTCAACGAGAACCTAGCCGTGCTGCTCATGGCCCACAAGTTCAAGGGTAAGACATCAGCGGtcatattcataaagcatctcagaataGGAGGGCTAATCTAGGATTAGTTTTGCCTTGTAGATAAGATTGTATGGACGGGAGGGCgacttgatcctagatcagcagatGCTTGATGAGTATGAGCCCAGCTGTGCGTGTCTCTGTGCCCGTGCTGCGTGTTTATCCTTTAATCTATTTCCCCAGTGCCTGTGTGTCCTCATGCTGGAGGTGTTGGACTGTGTGAGCTGGTTCAGCACCTGATTCTCTTTGACTACATCTCTGTGTCTGCCAGTCTTGACAACCGGTGAGTGAACATGGACATCCCAGCCCGTCATTCTAAACCATTCAAGCTACAATGACATAATATAGAATATAACAATGACCCCATAATTATTTCATTTGGTTATAACTGTGTAGTTATTTGAGCTGTGGTCAGGggctgaaataaaatattttcTCTTTCTCAGGATGTGTGAATTTGTGGACCACCTCCATCAGCACTTCAAAAGCCCTGTTGTGATTCAGAACGCCCACTACATGCCTCCCAAGGTATGGTTTAATCAAAATGATCTGGTGTTGTGGTCATTCATTTAAGTGCTGTGGATCTTTAAGTCTTGCCCATGGTTTCTGTTGGTCATTGTTCCATCAGGATCCAGGCTACTCCTGTGAGATGTTGGAGTCGTCAGTGCAGACACACCAGTACCCTCAGGGGCAAGTGTGGAAGAAGCTCCAGTGACGAGTACGGCGTCGTGGAGGAAGCCGGGCAGTTAAAGTAGATTTTTCAACTAAGCACAAAGTTGCCAGACGATGACGCTCTTAAGTAACCATTGAAAAATTCCTGTATTTGGTTATCATTGCACAAGATGAAATGATTTCACTTTTGTATGTTTCTAAAAGGGATGTTTGTGCCAATCAAGCTTTAACTAAGTAAATGTATACATTCTTTATTTACCAAATTCCTGTGATACAAACCATAAAATACACAATTGATTCTAAAAAGGCAACAGGTAGACACTGTACTGTACAAGAATATTTAAATCAAAAGGAAAACCGCCACCCagatattacactgaacaaaaatataaacacaacatttaaagtgttggtttcatgagctgaaataaaatatccagaAATGTCCCATATGCACACACAGCTTTTTTGTTTTGTGcactaatttgtttacatcccttttactgagcatttctcctttgccaagataagccATCCacgtgacaggtgtggcatatcaagaagttgattaaacagcatgatcattacacaggtgcagcttgtgctgtggacaaacgaccactaaaatgtgcagttgtcaaaatgccacagatgtcaagttgagggagcatgcaattggcatctCCAAGGTGGTGAGGGAAGGATCTGAGGCCTGGTCTCTTAATTTCTTTGTGATTCCTCACATCCtatttccaccagagctgttgccagagaattgaatgtacatttctctaccataagcaacttctgtcattttagagaatttgttagtacatccaaccggccgcagaccacgtgtaaccactccagcccaggatctccatatctgtcttcttcacctgcgggctcgtctgagaccagccacttggACAGATGATGAAACTGTTTGCACAAACTGTCAAATCGTCTCAGGGAAGCATATCTGCTTCCTCTGACCGGACTGCAGTTCGTCGTCGCagcagtttcaactgtaccaggcggATGGcatatggtgttgtgtgggcaagcggtttgctgtcaacgttgtgaacagtgacccatgatggtggggttatggtatgggcaggcataagctacaataAATTAATAATTGCATTTTAAttgatggcaattttaatgcacagagagaTTCAATGACGAGATCCGGAGGCTCATTGTCGggtcattcatccgccgccattcatgtttcagcatgatgatgcgtagccccatgtcgcaaggatctgtacacaattccaggaagctgtaatgtcccagttcttccatggcctgcatactcggACATgtctcccattgagcatgtttgggatggtcTGGATCGACATGTCAAcggtgttccagttcccgccaatatccagcaacttcgcacagccgttAAAgcgtgggacaacattccacaggccacaatcaacagcctgatcaactctatgcgaaggtgTCGTGCTGCACGAGGCAAATGaagggtggtcacaccagatactgactggttctgatcTATGCCCctatttttttaaggtatctgtgaccaacagatgcatatctgtattcacaatcatgtgaaatccatagattagggcctaatgaatttatttcaattgacatttccTTACATGAGCTATACttaagtaaaatctttgaaaatgttgcatgttgtgttttatttttgttcattgtagtTAATTGAAGCCCGTTTAAACTGCCATCTACATTTCGATGATATGTTGGGGATTGTAGTCAACGATCTTCGTCTTCTGCACGGAAGTCATCTATTTTCTCCACCATCCGAATGAGCTTCAGCTTGGGGAAGGGCCGAATCTCTCTGGAGCTGTAAGGGAAGAGTCATCACGTTTGGGCCGCGGCCAGACACTTTGTGTCAGAAATGTATGGATTGAGCCAATGATTTTGCAATGGGAGTCATCCATTGACGGATAATGGACGACCGTCTGTCAAACGCACAATAAGTAGGCCTTTGTGCGTTTGATGGACAAATACAGAAGgatgaatgtgtatttgttttcaTGCGTCTGTGTGGCCATAGCTTTACACACCTTTCACTGCAGTGTGTATATCTCAGTTGTGTCTGTCATGAACCTACTTTCACCAGGCTGGAGGGAGAAAGGCAggaatgaaataccttattttacTACCCTGCTTTTATTATAGACCGGTCATTACACTTAAAAGATCATCCGTTGAGTCGAAGCGAATAGGGAATTTAAGCTGGTGTCTGCCCCACCTCAAGTCCTGTGATATGGGAGATCATGTAGGTGAGGATGGCATAGCTGGCGATGTTGAAGGGCACTCCCAGGCCCATGTCCCCCGAGCACTGGTACAGCTGGCACGGCAGCCTCCCGTCAAATACGTACAACTGACACAGGGCATGGCAGGGGGGCAGCGACATATGGTCTGGGAACAACACAGGCACAGGTGTGTGAGCAATACAAACCAACATTGACTGTTAAGTGTATACACAGTGAAGTCATAAGACTGTCAGATGCCTTTTGAGGTTCCACGCACACATGATGATTCTTCTGGATTGGTCTTGATTGTGTCAACTTTCTGTAGTTGGTCCACACCTTGTCCTGTGTAATCTATAAGGGAAGTATTATCCATGAAAATGAAGCActagttacatttttttaaatgaaacacTCATAATCCTACAATACCATGTCAGGGTGTGGCGTACCTGCGTGCATATTTCTGTATTCCGCACCATAGTGCCTCCACTGGAAACTACACTAGTTCCAGGTCTCCCTCATCCCGGTCTCTGAACCCCATCTTGTCCAAGAAGTGTCGGGACCCGTTTGCATCCCAAATATTCACCCCTTTCTCTGAGAGCTCCTTGGCATTTGTTGAGCCCTACAGCATACACACAGAACCAAGACCTGTCAACTTCTCATACCATGTATGGTATGGAGCACCACCTACTGGATGTGGTATGCAAGTGTGTAGGCAGACCTACAATTCAATGCATTTTAGCTAACACACAAGTGTGGATTATTTCAGAGGATATGGTTTCATTCTTACTTTGATAAACCAAAGTAGTTTTTCGAGAATTCCTTTCCAGAAAAAACCTTTTCGTTGTCAACAAAGGAAACTGATCTGGAATGTTAAACAATGATAAACATTTGCAAGTCGCCTCGCTTTGAGTCCTTagaaaactatgcagtattttgttttgttatgtattatttcttagattgttagcccagaaaatctttagtgttattacatacagccgggaagaactattggctataagagcgacgtcaacttactaacattacgaccaggaatacgactttcccgaagcagatcctttCTTTGGACCACCAACCAGGacattggatctaatcccagaggccgacccaaaacaatgtTGCCGCAGAAGAggtagacggagcggcctcctggtcagacttcGAAGGCGTAcgcaccgcttccgagtatattactcgccaatgtccagtctctagacaacaaggtagacgaaattagggcaagggttgccttccagaaagacatcagagattgtaacattctctgtttcacggaaacatggctctatcgggatatgttgtcggagtcggtacagccaccgggtttcttcatgcgtcgcgccgacagaaataaacatctctctcGGGAAGAAGAAGGacaggggtgtatgcttcatgattaacaactcatggtgtaataacatcatacaggaactcaagtccttttgttcacctgacctagaattccttacaatcaaataccGACCATATTAAGAGAATTCTcgtcggttattgtcacagccgtgcatatcccccctcaagcagacaccacgacggccctcaaggagcttcactggactctatgtaaactggaaaccatatatcctgaggcagcatttattgtagctggggattttaacaaagccaatttgagaacaaggcttctTATATTCTACCAGCACATTGATTGTTGCGTGGGCAATACactgggtgcgtgctcagccccctcctgtactccctgttcacctatgactgcgtggccatgcacgcctccaactcaatcatcaagtttgcagacgacacaacagtagtgggcttgattaccaacaacggcgagacagcctacagggaggaggtgagggcactctgagtgtagtgtcaggaaaacaacctctcactcaacgtcaacaaaacaaacgtGATGATCGTGgagttcaggaaacagcagagggaacacccccctatccacatcgacaggacagcagtagagaaagtggaaagttttaaTTTCCTCGgggtacacatcacagacaaactgaaattgtccacccacacagacagtgtggtgaagaaggcagcgcctcttcaacctcaggaggctgaagaaatttggcttgtcaactaaaacactcacaaactcacaatgcatcaccggggggaaactacctgccctccaggacacctacagcacccgatgtcacaggaaggccaaacagatcaaggacaacaaccacccgatccactgcctgttcaccccgctaccatccagaaggcgaggtcagtacaggtgcatcaaagcagggaccgagagactgaaaaactgtttctatctcaaggccatcagacggttaaacagccatcactaacacagagaggctgctgcctacatacactcgaatcattggccactttaataaatggatcactagtcactttaaataatgccactttaataatgtttacatatcttacattactcatctcatatgagtacagtatatactgtattttataccatctattgcatcttgcctatgccgctctgtcattgcccATTCATatctttatatgtacatattcttattccgtccctttagatttgtgtgtaataggtagttgttgtggaattcttagattacttgttagatattactgcacggtcggaactagaagcacaagcacttcgcaacactcgcattaacatgcTAACCATgttagcatctgctaaccatgtatgtaaccaatacaaatgtatttgatttgaaatagttATCTAGTCATTTGAACAGTCAGGAGGTAGTGCTTTGTTGTTGCATGCAATTCCCACCATGTCAAAATATTACATTGGTTTCAGTCGTGCGTTTCAAACTTGAAACACATACGCACaacttccagcacacacagaaAAGTAACTTCATCGATTTACCCCGGAGACTGTATCTCGATTGTGAGCCAAAAAACAGAGATGACCCCCGTTCCTGTTCGGTCTCCCTTTCGGTTGCCGTGTTGCAGAATGTATTCACATTGATTCAGATACCCGCGTTCATCACAGAAGAGAGACAACGACGTGTTTCCGAGATGCTTCGTTATTACAAGATGCTGCTGTATGTATGTCAGAAGTAGCAGGCATTTTgtgggttagctagctaacaaaaatacagaaataattaaTATAGTGTCAGCTTCTGCGTTAACGTCTCTTTCAATTTTCGGGTTTAATTTGGTAGCCGTCGAAGACACGCCTACATAAAGTTATGTCCAATCAAAAAAAGATGGAGGCAAAAACATTTCCTGGTCTAAAATTTGACCAATGTGAGATTGTGAGAAAAGCACACACTTTAATCCCTGCTTTTCTAATTCCGGAGAAGTGCATCTACTGCAAAATCATTTTTTACAATTCAAGTGCGATTTGCTAGAGGAACATGCCCTTAAAGTGATCCCCACCCTTGtgtcggtaaaaagctgagggatggggctggagaaatgtaaccactctcaaattcatagacagagcaatggatgcaaggacacaccatccattatatcaaagggctctattcaatctgtacaGCTGAAGCATTATAGAAGCGTTACACATTCCgagatagaaatgtaaaggtaattttcgATTTAcctgacatatgcagcgtttaccgtgaatgcaggcTACGCTAaagcaggaacattgcctttaaatatcAATCATGTTGTAAAGCTCAACTTCCGCGATGCGGAATGAATAGAACCCACAATTATAGACTGcataggctatatagtgtttgtttccAAACattgcactaactctcttgcactgactctatgcacacacactggactttacacacactcacacattcttACACttaccccccacccccacacacaccttacatacgcccacacacacacataacatgcacacacacacaccacttatgCTGcttctactgtctattatctatcctgttgcctagtcactttacctctacctatatgtacagtacatacagcagctacctcaattacctcgtatccCTGCACGGcgtggtactggtactccctgtactcTGTGCTTGTCTActtcctgtatacagccatgttatttttactctatATTTTTACtcattattcactgtgtatttattcctcgtgtcactatttctattttttattagATTCTTCTCACTATTTCCTATGTTATCTAACTCTGCATTGATGGAagaggacccgtaagtaagcatttcactgttagtctacacctgttgtccatgaagcacgtgacaaatacagtttgatatGGGTTCTGATGTGGTTTGACAGTtgtactaagctcatgaggcatttataacatacagtatattcttCGAGAATCAATGGGTAAATATAATTTACTTAtaaatccaaaaatggatgtagcataATTCAAATACAAAAATTCAACAAAGTCAACAGAAGGTGGATAAAGTAAAATAACCCCACCCCccaaccaccacacacaccatacactatTATACAGAATTTAAAAGAGTAGAAATTATACCAGTTGACCATTATTGTGAGAAACTAGAATCACACACGCATTACTTCACTTGACACACTAACAGAGATAAACAGATTCATCGCTCATCTGATTTCATCTTCAAGACATAATCACCGTCATTATCACAGTTAATaattcacacacacaaagacacaggaacacacacctcaCTGAGATAACATTGTCAGAGACACCTCTGATGGGCAGATCTTTATATCAGGGTTGGTGGCATTACTACTGGGTCCAACCATACAGTATGGGTACATCCTCTCTTTAAATGTGATGTCTTTGTAAGTGTAGATGTGAGTCATATATTTGGAGTCGTAGAAAGATACCCCCCCACTGTCATAGTCCAGCTGCACTTTGATCCTCTGGGGTCTCCTCTGCAGAGGGAGGATCCCGCCTACTCCTGCTATGTACTTGCTGTTCCTCAACCAAATAGCCCAGATTCCACATtctggtgatacagtcagatattgCTGCAGCATGGGTTTGAATTCGGTCTATGCTATTTCAGAACACTCCCTTACATCTTTACCTTTCTATCCTATCCATATAAATATGTACGGTGTAGAACCCGCCCAACTCCTTCAAAATAAACTATCAATAATGTATTATGAAAGTACTTACCAAATTAATAGATTTATTGTATTGTGCCGTACTCACTGTGTTTGATGATCCCTTGCATCTTCTCCCAGATTCTGAACTGCAGGTTGCCCAGGTGTTTGGCTACATTTATCAGTGCTCCTGAGAGCAGCTTTGGATTGGGCAGTGTGCACTGGGTCCTAGGGAAACATTCAGGAGTCAGTGATGCTTTGGGGTTGGGTTCAGaaccagagagaagagagaggaggcatAATCACTTACTTTTCTATCATGGCCTTGTAGTTCTGCAGATGAATACAAGGACAGCATACTTATCAATATTATCAACGATGTAATTCATATATTTTTCCTGTGTGGAATGTATTTAGAATCTATGTAAAAACATATTACATGATATGTCTGAAAGAGAGCAGTTCTTACCTGCACCAATGAGATGTCTTCAGTTCGCAGCTCCTCTATGTCTCTGATCGTGTCTGAAAGTGATAATGTACCCCTGGTCATCTCTTCAATCTTCTTCATCATCTGAATCTTCTGCTGCTCTTCCTGTCGTAGAAACTGGTAAAGCTTCTCAAACTCCTCCTCAATCTGCCTCTCTGTGTTCTGGGCCTGGCTCTGAAAACAGTGAGAGGAATAGCTCTCACAAGTGAAGTCCATTGTTGCTGCAACCTTGTTTGACTTGTACTCACCTTAATGTGTTTAGTTGTTTGATCACAGACTTGTTGAATTTTCTTAAAGTCCTTCAGCTTCTCTTCAAGGGGCTTTAGGCCAGTCTGGAATGAGACTTCATCCTGTAATAGGACATAACCTCATTGAAAGAAACTCATtttactggagagagagagcagtctaaCTGTGTTACTCAGCTGTAACCTTAAACTCTACTGAGTCATTCCACTAAAATAGTGCCTGTTGCATCCCTTTGATAATTTAAGTGGAAATTGTgaaccaatattgaattttataagcctgttacagatgtaggatcttcatttgagccattTTGCTTTAGAAGGAAAATAGGAAATGTCAATCATAATTAAAtagacattttttgtaggggttgatacattttccattagggcaaatcaagtctgaaatttcaaagttgAAATGACAATCTTCAGaggcctttttaaaactcaaatacactacaagtttgcattttcttttgtgcaggaaaattctcagcatcaaaagagtgatcaaattaatatcctacatctgtatattaattgaagtgccctttaatatagaccccaTGGATtattcaataaatcagattttttaTACGATTatagacttgctaaagtgccaaaatgcAGCATTTTGACTTGTCCGTCCGTGCACACTTGACTTCAAGGAAGATTTTTACCCACTTAACCCCAAACTTTGCACCATAATTGTAAAGCCCTATTTATTTTGTTGCGTTGACAAagtaatttctgaagattattttTAATTTTATGTGATTAGTGTAtcatttacgtctgtccctcGTTTTAaagtcaaccctgttatgtgaactgaactctcgttttaatatggtgaaactattccttttgaaATATATTTCTTTTCAAAAGAAACAGACTTCTAATAttaaaatcatagtgtaaaaccaggtgagctggttctatgctttttggccattttctggtgttttgtggaggAAAACTGAGTAGGTCGAGCATAAcgagtcaaccctgttactcatAGACAGACTAGAAACATTTTAACAATATCTATAATTTTTtaaagcttgcattcaattgccactccctgttgcacacaacaagcttccattccccatttcacaaggggatttatggctgatttcagatgaaatcatcaaccctgttacggtcaaccctatactttatttggcacttaataggcacttactatattttctattttatttaacctcttgaaaTGTGTTCTTTATGACAGATTTATTTTtgaccaagttacacttctcaaaatcCACCAAATTCTTGGAACAACCTTACTAACTTCtttattgagggaaaatgtaaatgtaaactgcAGAGACAGGGAATCAGTGACCCAGTGAAAGACACATTCTGTAAGATTTTCTGCAGTTCAATTAATGAATTAATTATATATCAATTGATGTAACTGCATCATCAATaatatatttttcataaatgtattTAATTACATAGGTTATTGTTAGATGATGGCTAATTAACTTGGCTCTTGGTGTCACCCGGCGAGAGTTTGTTACATTAAGAATATACCTTGCTGCagtagagttttttttttttaagttcaaGTTCCAGAACTATAGCTGTCCTATGAACACATTAATCAAATTGTGAGTTCCTGCAGCTGCACAGAAGAGCTTGAATCTTTAACTATGTAGACTGCAGAGCTCCTTAGATTCTGATGCCAACATAAAGGACTTACCAGACTCGTCTCACCTCTCTTTTCAGTCATCTGTAAGAAGGACTCACACAAGTTCTTCAAAGCCAGGTTAGGTAATTCCATCGAAGATGTGCTCCTGCAAAGTGGACAGCCCCGAGACGGGGTCTTTTTCCAGGTCTTCTCCAGACATTCTTTACAGAAGCTGTGGCTACAGGACAGGATGAGAGGACACTTGAAGATTTCCCCACACACAGGACAAGAGAGATCATCCTCTAGGAGAGACGATCTGGAAGCCATTTTCTCAGATGGTGCCACTGACGGAGAGATCTTTATACGCTCCTTCCAAGCTGAAATTAAATGTTTTTAGTTTCACCTTTGAAATTAGCACTAAGATTTGACCCAgaattacaaaatgtggaaatgatCAATACAATGTGGTCATGGATATTGATTAATTTCATATGCCACTGGCTACCTTCAGTTAACTGGTCAGCAAGATTATTGTTTTTCATTCTACGTAGGATATCCAGTGTGACATCCACAGCCATATTCTCTCCATAGGTCCGCACCAGCGTATCCACCGTTTCCTCCTTCTTTGCATTCTGCAGTTGActtgatgggatggagggacagcTTTCAAACTTGTTCTGAATCATGTACCACTGAAATCTTTTCAGGTCATTTTCACCAAGCTCTTCCAGAATGTCCATCAGCAGCTTAGGGACAGGAATAGATGTTGTCATCGTAGAACACCAGATACAGTAACAGCACTACTGGCAGTATACTTTAACCTTTAGTTCTAACTTTGTCCTTAAGAATCCCGGTGTTGTGTTCGGGAGAGTGAAGGTCACAAACAGCCCTTTGGTAATTGAGTTTGGTGAAACACCTCCAGAAAGGTGAAATTACAGGAAAGCAGAACTTCTGTAAGACAGAAAAAAACATTGGTGTACTTGTGTACAGGGAAAGTTCCATTTCCTTTCAACACTTTCCATTGTTATGTAGTTTACAAACCATTAATAAACATCTATAGCTCGATGGTTTAAGACTATAGTTTTGCTACTTGCCAAATAGTTAGCTTGTATGTGGCTGTACTTTTACCAATGGCAGAATTATTACAGTGCAGTTATAGTACACGCTCTTCTCCGTAAAGATATCAAGTCAAACGTTTACCTACCTTACAGTCTCAGCTTCTGGAAAGTCACAGTTTTGAGTCAGAATAGGTCTATTTCATATTCGCTCTTTGTAAGTGTTCAGTATTTCACTATT
This region of Salvelinus alpinus chromosome 8, SLU_Salpinus.1, whole genome shotgun sequence genomic DNA includes:
- the enosf1 gene encoding mitochondrial enolase superfamily member 1, with product MPKKIIRLTVRDVRFPTSLEQHGSDAMHTDPDYSVAYVVIETDQGMQGYGLTFTVGRGTEIVVCAVEALSALVVGKSLEEIVSDFRGFYRLLTSDGQMRWIGPEKGVIQLATAAVLNAVWDLWARSEGKPLWKLLVDMDPSKLISCIDFRYITDALTEQEALDILVKAQTGKQQRVDQMLKEGYPAYTTSCAWLGYSDQLLKQLCTDALNDGWTKFKVKVGADLEDDIRRCSLIRQMIGPHNTLMIDANQRWDVGEAITWVTRLAEYKPLWIEEPTSPDDILGHATISKALAPLGIGVATGEQCHNRVMFKQFLQASALQFVQIDSCRLGSVNENLAVLLMAHKFKVPVCPHAGGVGLCELVQHLILFDYISVSASLDNRMCEFVDHLHQHFKSPVVIQNAHYMPPKDPGYSCEMLESSVQTHQYPQGQVWKKLQ
- the LOC139583839 gene encoding zinc-binding protein A33-like; this translates as MTTSIPVPKLLMDILEELGENDLKRFQWYMIQNKFESCPSIPSSQLQNAKKEETVDTLVRTYGENMAVDVTLDILRRMKNNNLADQLTEAWKERIKISPSVAPSEKMASRSSLLEDDLSCPVCGEIFKCPLILSCSHSFCKECLEKTWKKTPSRGCPLCRSTSSMELPNLALKNLCESFLQMTEKRGETSLDEVSFQTGLKPLEEKLKDFKKIQQVCDQTTKHIKSQAQNTERQIEEEFEKLYQFLRQEEQQKIQMMKKIEEMTRGTLSLSDTIRDIEELRTEDISLVQDPVHTAQSKAALRSTDKCSQTPGQPAVQNLGEDARDHQTQ